The nucleotide sequence GCCGCGCGTGGGAACCACGGGCCAAGTTGGAATCAAAACCGCAGCAATACCAAGCAAATGTTCCAATGGCCATGGCGGTTTAAACCTTTCACTAATCCCACACATAGCACCATTCAACACAACTCCATCAAACTTCCTCTTCGGAGCCTTCTCGCCATCTCTCATCGTAATGAGCAGCGCGATCGCACCTCCAAGCGACTCCGCGTATAGAAACGACGGCAGATCCAGATGCTGTTGATTACGGAATTCATCGAAGAAGCTAATGCAATCATCAACGACGGCGTTTAAATCAGGTACGTGAGCTATTAAACCGTCACTGTAACCATGACCTTGATGATCAATTGCACACACTACGAACCCGTTTTTCGCTATATGAACGGCTGTGAGCTGAACGAACCAGCTAGATTCGCCGGTGAATCCATGTACAACGCAAACAACTCCGGAGATTGTCGTAGGTGGAAGTGGGGACCAACATTGAGTGAAGAGCTTTAACCCTCGTGAATTTGTGATGTACTCCGAGTTGTGAGCTACTGAGTGGTGTGAGTAGAACTCGGATTGACTCAGTGAGCCGAATGGACTTGACTCGTTCGCTTCGGAAACTGGATGTTTCATTTTTTGTGCGGCGGCGTTGCTATAATGCGCCGTGGGTTAAGGGGGATAGGATAATGAGATATATTATGTGCAAATAAGAAGATGGTAGTTAAGAGGATAGGGAAATGAAAAGTGTGTTTCGTTcgtattgattttttattttttatttatttggtttatttttactGATCAATTTTAAAAGAATGAACTTTCTCCTTTTTAGcaacttttcaaatttaattttttatataatatgttTAAGATCACAcgattataaaatattttaatatatttgatatatttttacaaGAGTGTCTTGAACTAACTGGTAAAGTTGTCATGTGACTAGAAGGTCACGGAAACAACTTTTGTCAAAAATACAAGGTAAGGTTGTATACAATAAACCCTTATGGTGAGGCCCTTCTACGAGTCCTGTACATAGCGAAAATTTTAGTGCACCAaattgtcattttttatatttgacaTACTATGATGGGTCCTTCTTCGGACCCTGCACATATCGGGAGTTTTAGTGCACCAGGTTATCCTTTATTATATTtgacatacttttattttattttaagaccGTACGAGTTCGTTCCGTACAAGAGATAAAGAAtagttaattttgaaattaattttaagatgaacttagtcgtttggttggaaaaaaatgcaaaagataACTTATCGTGGGATTAGTTATATCGAGATTATAGTGTTATTTTATCCACCCTTACTAGTTCCGAGATAGTTATTTTTGAGATATCAATTAATAACGAGATAATTAATTTTGGGATAACTCGTTTCCaatgaagattaaaaaaattctaattctttatgtatcaagttaaaacaGATGAGTGAATTTGAAAGGGAGGGAGTAATTAGTGTTAGTTGGAAGTTGGAATTACAAATTAGGTAGTGGATGATAAAATTGCTAGTGCATAGTTGGTAATTAGTGTTAGTTGGAAGTTGGAATTACAAATTatgtactccctctgtttcaaattatctgtctcaaattttttaatttgatttctcattttatttatctttttttattaattaagaagagataattttttttttcatgttttacctcttgcattaattacttttctttaaattaaaatgtaaattaattatgttattaattatttttcttaatcaatgtgtcatttcAATTTGagaactcggaaccaaaataagccacaaaataaaaaaaagtaaccaaaataggtcacctatttaaaaatttaccaaaataggctaaatgtaataaattattacgttttcaacttttttcttaacggtcaacacTGTTtgaaaaacgtaataatttattacattttgcacaaaaaaataaaaataaaaaacagtgTGCTATCACATcttctttatgtcaaatcatgtagtttgtaataatttattacgttttacaaatactatttgtaaaacgtaataatttattacaaactaCAAACACTGTTTGTAGGTTGTAATGAATTATTACAACTTACACCTAACCACACCACATCACCTTTACTTTTTCCACTTTTAAATTTAactcaccccaccccaccccacttTTAAATGTAACCCACCCCACCCCTTGTAGAACCCTCTCACCCCACTTttatgtgttaaaaatatgaaattaattttttcgattAATGTTTCATATTAGTTTCTGATTAGTGTTTTGATTaagattttgagaaaacttaTATGGACAAAtacgtttcttattataattaataaagtaAGAAGTCGCAATTTAAGTTATGGATGTATAAAAATTgaaccaataaaaatgttattgatttatctttattggttaacgattttttaatgattttataaaaaaattattgggttattgattcgattttgatttttttattgggttattggataaATTGATAACCGATTAAGATTATACGAAATT is from Capsicum annuum cultivar UCD-10X-F1 chromosome 5, UCD10Xv1.1, whole genome shotgun sequence and encodes:
- the LOC107871471 gene encoding caffeoylshikimate esterase, which translates into the protein MKHPVSEANESSPFGSLSQSEFYSHHSVAHNSEYITNSRGLKLFTQCWSPLPPTTISGVVCVVHGFTGESSWFVQLTAVHIAKNGFVVCAIDHQGHGYSDGLIAHVPDLNAVVDDCISFFDEFRNQQHLDLPSFLYAESLGGAIALLITMRDGEKAPKRKFDGVVLNGAMCGISERFKPPWPLEHLLGIAAVLIPTWPVVPTRGSLPMVAFKEEWKRKLAIASPKRPLIRPRPATARELMRVCKELKGRFEEVTVPFLIVHGGDDIVCDPACVEELYTRSTSKDKTLKIYPGMWHQLVGEPEENVEEVFGDVIQWLKTRAEGVTDEKSATEGGA